The following are encoded together in the Candidatus Tanganyikabacteria bacterium genome:
- a CDS encoding DUF433 domain-containing protein: MDKRELPNYQIAEAAWALGLPPTTVRRWVGRKGKVGIVVPAQDEPPALSFFNLAELYVLASVRRLQGVPLESVRRALATLERLAAGPHPLISQEFLTDGVSLFTKAYGDLTNLSRSGQIALAELLEASLRRVDRDDRGKPIRLYPWRSRPDEPKHLVLDPAVSFGRLAIAGTGVPVDVLTEFWRAGDPTSRIAAGYRLDPGLVEEAVRWGTQKAAA, translated from the coding sequence ATGGACAAGCGGGAACTTCCGAACTACCAGATCGCAGAGGCAGCCTGGGCGCTGGGCCTTCCTCCCACGACGGTGCGGCGCTGGGTCGGTCGGAAGGGCAAGGTCGGGATCGTGGTGCCTGCTCAGGACGAGCCGCCCGCGCTGTCCTTCTTCAACCTGGCCGAGCTCTACGTACTGGCGAGCGTCCGCCGGCTCCAAGGCGTACCTCTCGAGAGCGTCAGGCGGGCGCTGGCAACCCTGGAGCGGCTTGCCGCGGGTCCCCATCCGCTCATCTCGCAGGAGTTCCTGACAGATGGCGTGAGCCTGTTCACGAAGGCATACGGCGACCTCACGAACCTTTCGAGGTCAGGTCAGATCGCTCTGGCCGAGCTGCTCGAGGCGTCCCTCCGCCGGGTGGACCGGGACGATCGCGGCAAGCCGATCCGGCTGTACCCCTGGCGGTCCCGACCTGACGAGCCCAAGCACCTGGTGCTCGATCCGGCGGTCAGTTTCGGCCGCCTCGCGATCGCCGGGACCGGCGTGCCTGTCGACGTCCTGACCGAATTCTGGCGCGCCGGGGATCCAACCTCCCGGATCGCTGCAGGCTATCGGCTCGATCCGGGCCTGGTGGAGGAGGCGGTCCGGTGGGGAACGCAGAAAGCCGCCGCATAG
- a CDS encoding ORF6N domain-containing protein, whose product MLPAERIDHAILTVRGQRVMLDADLAALYGVSTKRLNEQVRRNAARFPADFMFRLTAAEKSDSGAQMTWRLSDAGTEACATDATGGAGLRAGRDAGAKSSEPRYEVVAKCDHLHRLKFSPVLPGAFTEHGAVMLASVLNTPIAVEASVLVVRAFVRIRHLLAGESQILQRLEALEAHAETTDVQLALVFEELKEIRAIMDAPITLAIGFRTDA is encoded by the coding sequence GTGCTTCCCGCCGAGCGAATCGACCACGCGATCCTGACCGTCCGCGGCCAGCGCGTGATGCTGGACGCCGACCTGGCCGCGCTATACGGGGTCTCCACGAAGCGCCTGAATGAACAGGTAAGGCGCAACGCGGCGCGGTTCCCGGCCGACTTCATGTTCCGGTTGACGGCTGCCGAGAAATCTGATAGCGGCGCTCAAATGACCTGGCGCCTATCGGACGCAGGCACGGAGGCCTGCGCCACCGATGCAACGGGTGGGGCCGGCCTCCGTGCCGGCCGCGATGCCGGAGCGAAGTCATCAGAGCCGCGCTATGAGGTGGTCGCAAAATGCGACCACCTTCACCGGTTGAAGTTCTCGCCGGTTCTCCCCGGAGCCTTCACCGAGCATGGCGCGGTCATGCTGGCTAGCGTGCTCAACACGCCGATCGCCGTCGAGGCCAGCGTCTTGGTCGTGCGGGCTTTCGTTAGAATTCGACACCTGCTGGCGGGCGAAAGCCAGATTCTCCAGCGTCTTGAGGCCCTCGAAGCCCACGCCGAAACGACCGACGTCCAGCTTGCCCTCGTGTTCGAGGAGCTAAAAGAGATCCGCGCCATCATGGATGCGCCCATCACCCTCGCGATCGGCTTCCGGACCGACGCCTGA
- a CDS encoding ATP-binding protein, with product MSYDWRALAPHRPLEPGAQEYLAPPSGGGEEIARWIRAGGATLLVGGPTGVGKSTELAHAAGLLQEDRVACLVPLDRWENMRRLTADRLLLRIAGRLVSVAGEGLGLPISRDLQETLVKAGVLGSQTVQEPAAGLVTTAPALLRSTLNEVARTSPQGRVTLLLDGLEKVPPGPGALELFDALGSLPESVDLVVVVPWHVAFGPQSELAVRPGEHFKALRALEIEGAAGEPGRSFLKDLLRRRLGDALVDMSPLAEREKWFATVVDAAAEQSGGIVRTFLQLIAGAGTYARLRDAALPDETDLADAMADQQDSFRRALLQGDTTAILAAEGTDGRELDLGQKVRLMAHGVLLERLRNRLPTLEVHPLARATVSRVQTGA from the coding sequence ATGAGCTACGACTGGCGTGCCCTGGCGCCGCATAGACCCCTCGAGCCGGGCGCCCAGGAATACCTCGCTCCACCGTCGGGTGGCGGTGAGGAGATCGCCAGATGGATCCGGGCTGGCGGGGCCACCCTCCTTGTTGGCGGCCCTACCGGCGTGGGCAAGAGCACCGAACTGGCCCACGCGGCCGGACTTTTGCAGGAGGATCGGGTGGCATGCCTGGTCCCCCTGGACCGCTGGGAGAACATGCGGCGCCTTACAGCCGACCGCCTCTTGCTGCGGATCGCCGGCAGGCTGGTTTCTGTCGCCGGAGAGGGGCTGGGGCTGCCGATCTCCCGCGATCTCCAGGAGACCCTGGTGAAGGCCGGCGTTCTGGGAAGCCAGACCGTTCAGGAGCCTGCGGCTGGGCTGGTGACTACCGCCCCGGCGCTCTTGCGGAGCACCTTGAACGAGGTGGCCCGTACTTCGCCCCAGGGAAGGGTCACCCTGCTCCTGGATGGACTCGAGAAGGTGCCGCCGGGGCCAGGAGCCCTCGAGCTGTTCGACGCGCTGGGCTCGCTCCCCGAGAGCGTTGATCTCGTGGTCGTGGTGCCATGGCACGTGGCCTTTGGCCCTCAGTCCGAGCTTGCGGTTCGTCCCGGCGAGCACTTCAAGGCCCTGCGGGCTCTAGAAATCGAAGGCGCGGCCGGTGAGCCTGGTAGGAGTTTCCTCAAAGACCTCTTGCGCCGTCGTCTGGGTGATGCACTGGTGGATATGTCGCCGCTTGCAGAACGCGAAAAGTGGTTCGCGACCGTCGTCGATGCCGCTGCAGAGCAGAGCGGCGGGATCGTCCGGACTTTCCTGCAACTCATCGCCGGCGCCGGGACGTATGCGCGTTTGCGAGACGCGGCTTTGCCTGACGAGACGGACCTCGCCGACGCGATGGCCGACCAGCAGGACAGCTTCCGCCGGGCCCTGCTCCAGGGTGACACCACGGCGATCCTCGCGGCTGAGGGGACAGACGGGCGAGAACTAGACCTGGGACAGAAGGTAAGGCTCATGGCGCACGGCGTGCTCCTCGAGCGCCTGCGCAACCGGCTTCCCACGCTCGAAGTCCATCCCTTGGCCCGCGCCACGGTTTCGCGGGTCCAAACCGGTGCGTGA